A DNA window from Linepithema humile isolate Giens D197 chromosome 6, Lhum_UNIL_v1.0, whole genome shotgun sequence contains the following coding sequences:
- the LOC105671323 gene encoding 2-oxoadipate dehydrogenase complex component E1 isoform X2, translating to MYAIKRIVLKKKNLRFQWKWSTCCVNIQSYHSENGVYGYKPSQRRHFEVPKKYFDKRAKQSNFYRLVSAYRAHGHKQADIDPISTNEPLFLPELQPKNFGLNLMDKVSFQEILFTQQNEGTVEEAIQFLNATYSGNIGTEFSYLETEEEREWFAENVERTLAEPLDDETRKTIAIEMLKSQAFDNFLAKKFVSLKRYGGEGAESMMAFFHEFFKLCARDNLEHIILCAAHRGRLNLLTGLLNFPPNKLFHKLRGLSEFPNADKCTGDVISHLTSSTDLNIGQKCLHVTVLRNPSHLEIVNPVSMGKTRGVMQAIQEAAYGENKNAQWSDKVINIQVHGDAAYPGQGVNQECLALCRTPHFEIGGTIHFVINNQLGFTTPSSRSRSSRYCTDLAKTISAPVIHVNGDKPEMVVQAARIAFQYQRQFRKDVFVDLNCFRKWGHNELDDPVLTNPIIYKIIQNRLSIPDQYVEQLVGANVFTREDVNNIINSHTAWLNETLKESMMDVPQQTAMHFAGRWNGMKQAESNITSWDTGVEFNLLDFVGKKSVQVPSNFDIHPQLVKSHIQSRLRKLQSGNTLDWSTAEALAIGSLLHQGYNVRLSGQDVGRGTFSQRHVMFVDQSTGATFIPLNSMVSCQVGKLEIANSILSEEAVLGFEYGVSIASPFTLPIWEAQFGDFFNGAQIIIDTYVTSGEAKWLLSSGLTMLLPHGYDGAGPEHSSCRLERFLQLTDSKENEVDSDNINIQIVNPTEPAQYFHLLRRQMVRNYRKPLIVVAPKILLRHPAAISSLSDFEPRTSFKTIIGDNKVKHCDVNKVILVSGKHYYALDNYRETTGNKNVAIIRIESLCPFPVHELLEEITKYAHARTFIWSQEEPRNMGAWTFVKPRFENLCGRQLKYCGRETMAAPAVGDGLIHQREANEVIVTPFTMK from the exons ATGTACGCGATCAAGAGAATTgtgttgaagaaaaaaaacctgCGTTTTCAATGGAAATGGTCAACATGTTGTGTTAATATTCAATCATATCACAGCGAGAATGGCGTTTATGGATACAAGCCAAGTCAACGAAGGCACTTTGAAG TgccgaaaaaatattttgataaacgaGCAAAACAGAGTAATTTTTATAGACTAGTCAGTGCGTATAGAGCTCATGGACATAAACAAGCTGACATAGATCCCATTTCAACGAACGAACCATTGTTCTTGCCTGAGTTGCAACCAAAAAATTTTGGATTGAACTTGATGGATAAAGTCTCTTTTCAAGAAATTCTATTTACACAACAGAATGAAGGAACAGTGGAAGAAgccattcaatttttaaatgctacTTACAGTGGTAATATTGGAACTGAATTCAGTTATCTTGAg ACGGAAGAAGAGAGGGAATGGTTCGCTGAAAACGTGGAAAGAACATTAGCCGAACCATTGGACGATGAAACGCGCAAAACGATAGCCATAGAAATGCTGAAAAGTCAAGCATTTGACAACTTTTTGGCCAAAAAATTTGTAAGTCTAAAGAGATATGGAGGAGAAGGAGCAGAGAGTATGATGGCTTTCTTTCatgaatttttcaagttatgcGCTCGTG ATAATTTGGAACATATCATTCTTTGCGCGGCACATCGCGGCCGCCTTAATCTATTAACAGGCTTGCTAAACTTTCCtccaaataaattatttcataaattacgaGGACTTTCCGAGTTTCCAAATGCAGATAAATGTACCGGAGACGTGATTAGCCATCTTACAAGTTCCACCGATCTTAACATAGGACAAAAATGCCTTCACGTAACCGTGCTTCGAAATCCGTCGCATTTGGAAATAGTAAATCCAGTGTCAATGGGTAAAACGCGAGGAGTTATGCAGGCAATTCAAGAAGCTGCATAtggtgaaaataaaaatgcacaatGGAGCGATAAAGTAATAAACATCCAA GTACATGGGGACGCTGCCTACCCGGGACAAGGGGTTAACCAAGAATGTTTAGCTTTGTGTCGAACGCCACATTTTGAAATCGGTGGTACGATACACTTTGTAATCAACAATCAGTTAGGGTTCACGACTCCGTCTTCGAGGAGCCGATCGTCAAGATACTGCACAGATTTAGCAAAAACTATATCCGCGCCTGTAATACACGTAAACGGTGATAAACCTGAG atGGTCGTGCAGGCAGCAAGAATAGCTTTTCAATATCAGAGACAGTTCAGGAAAGATGTTTTCGTTGATTTAAATTGCTTCAGAAAGTGGGGGCACAATGAACTAGACGATCCCGTGCTCACTAAtcctattatatataaaattatacaaaatcgATT atCTATACCGGATCAATATGTAGAACAACTAGTAGGTGCCAATGTTTTTACTCGAGAAGATGTTAATAATATCATCAATAGTCACACCGCATGGTTGAACGAAACTCTAAAAGAATCCATGATGGATGTGCCGCAACAGACAGCCATGCACTTTGCTGGAAGGTGGAACGGAATGAAACAAGCTGAATCTAATATAACATCATGGGATACTGGCGTTGAGTTCAATCTGTTAGATTTTGTGGGGAAGAAAAGCGTTCAAGTACCTTCAAACTTT GACATTCATCCACAATTGGTGAAAAGTCATATTCAAAGTCGCCTAAGAAAGCTTCAAAGCGGTAACACCTTAGACTGGTCAACCGCTGAAGCGTTAGCCATTGGTTCCCTGTTACATCAAGGATACAATGTGAGATTAAGTGGACAGGACGTAGGCCGCGGAACTTTTTCACAGAGGCACGTGATGTTCGTAGATCAATCAACAGGAG CTACTTTTATTCCATTAAATTCTATGGTAAGTTGCCAAGTTGGCAAACTAGAGATAGCTAACAGTATTCTATCCGAGGAAGCTGTACTAGGGTTCGAGTATGGTGTAAGTATAGCATCACCGTTTACGTTGCCTATATGGGAAGCTCAATTCGGGGATTTTTTCAACGGAGCACAAATCATTATCGATACATATGTAACGAGTGGAGAAGCAAAATGGTTGCTGAGCAGTGGTCTAACAATGCTTTTACCACATGGTTATGATGGTGCTGGTCCGGAACATAGTTCATGTAGACtcgaaagatttttacaattaactGACAGTAAGGAGAATGAAGTCGACagcgataatattaatatacagaTTGTGAATCCTACTGAACCAgcacaatattttcatttactGAGAAGACAG ATGGTAAGAAATTATCGAAAACCCCTGATCGTGGTAGCGCCCAAGATCTTATTGCGTCATCCGGCAGCAATATCATCTCTATCAGATTTCGAGCCTCGAACGAGCTTCAAAACTATTATCG GAGACAATAAAGTAAAACATTGCGATGTAAATAAAGTCATTCTGGTCAGTGGAAAACATTATTATGCGCTTGATAATTATCGAGAGACTACCGGAAATAAGAATGTAGCTATTATCAGAATAGAAAGTTTATGCCCATTTCCTGTACACGAATTACTAGAAGAAATTACTAAGTACGCACACGCGAGAA CTTTCATCTGGAGTCAAGAAGAACCACGAAACATGGGTGCGTGGACTTTTGTTAAGCCACGTTTCGAAAACTTATGTGGACGACAA ttaaaatattgtggTCGAGAAACCATGGCAGCGCCAGCTGTAGGAGACGGACTAATACATCAGCGAGAAGCTAACGAAGTTATTGTTACACCATTTACAATGAAATAA
- the LOC105671323 gene encoding 2-oxoadipate dehydrogenase complex component E1 isoform X1 yields MYAIKRIVLKKKNLRFQWKWSTCCVNIQSYHSENGVYGYKPSQRRHFEVPKKYFDKRAKQSNFYRLVSAYRAHGHKQADIDPISTNEPLFLPELQPKNFGLNLMDKVSFQEILFTQQNEGTVEEAIQFLNATYSGNIGTEFSYLETEEEREWFAENVERTLAEPLDDETRKTIAIEMLKSQAFDNFLAKKFVSLKRYGGEGAESMMAFFHEFFKLCARDNLEHIILCAAHRGRLNLLTGLLNFPPNKLFHKLRGLSEFPNADKCTGDVISHLTSSTDLNIGQKCLHVTVLRNPSHLEIVNPVSMGKTRGVMQAIQEAAYGENKNAQWSDKVINIQVHGDAAYPGQGVNQECLALCRTPHFEIGGTIHFVINNQLGFTTPSSRSRSSRYCTDLAKTISAPVIHVNGDKPEMVVQAARIAFQYQRQFRKDVFVDLNCFRKWGHNELDDPVLTNPIIYKIIQNRLSIPDQYVEQLVGANVFTREDVNNIINSHTAWLNETLKESMMDVPQQTAMHFAGRWNGMKQAESNITSWDTGVEFNLLDFVGKKSVQVPSNFDIHPQLVKSHIQSRLRKLQSGNTLDWSTAEALAIGSLLHQGYNVRLSGQDVGRGTFSQRHVMFVDQSTGATFIPLNSMVSCQVGKLEIANSILSEEAVLGFEYGVSIASPFTLPIWEAQFGDFFNGAQIIIDTYVTSGEAKWLLSSGLTMLLPHGYDGAGPEHSSCRLERFLQLTDSKENEVDSDNINIQIVNPTEPAQYFHLLRRQMVRNYRKPLIVVAPKILLRHPAAISSLSDFEPRTSFKTIIGDNKVKHCDVNKVILVSGKHYYALDNYRETTGNKNVAIIRIESLCPFPVHELLEEITKYAHARTFIWSQEEPRNMGAWTFVKPRFENLCGRQVSYIMLQKLVCGIMTSKYRSFLPNHSLSDDFRLVAVM; encoded by the exons ATGTACGCGATCAAGAGAATTgtgttgaagaaaaaaaacctgCGTTTTCAATGGAAATGGTCAACATGTTGTGTTAATATTCAATCATATCACAGCGAGAATGGCGTTTATGGATACAAGCCAAGTCAACGAAGGCACTTTGAAG TgccgaaaaaatattttgataaacgaGCAAAACAGAGTAATTTTTATAGACTAGTCAGTGCGTATAGAGCTCATGGACATAAACAAGCTGACATAGATCCCATTTCAACGAACGAACCATTGTTCTTGCCTGAGTTGCAACCAAAAAATTTTGGATTGAACTTGATGGATAAAGTCTCTTTTCAAGAAATTCTATTTACACAACAGAATGAAGGAACAGTGGAAGAAgccattcaatttttaaatgctacTTACAGTGGTAATATTGGAACTGAATTCAGTTATCTTGAg ACGGAAGAAGAGAGGGAATGGTTCGCTGAAAACGTGGAAAGAACATTAGCCGAACCATTGGACGATGAAACGCGCAAAACGATAGCCATAGAAATGCTGAAAAGTCAAGCATTTGACAACTTTTTGGCCAAAAAATTTGTAAGTCTAAAGAGATATGGAGGAGAAGGAGCAGAGAGTATGATGGCTTTCTTTCatgaatttttcaagttatgcGCTCGTG ATAATTTGGAACATATCATTCTTTGCGCGGCACATCGCGGCCGCCTTAATCTATTAACAGGCTTGCTAAACTTTCCtccaaataaattatttcataaattacgaGGACTTTCCGAGTTTCCAAATGCAGATAAATGTACCGGAGACGTGATTAGCCATCTTACAAGTTCCACCGATCTTAACATAGGACAAAAATGCCTTCACGTAACCGTGCTTCGAAATCCGTCGCATTTGGAAATAGTAAATCCAGTGTCAATGGGTAAAACGCGAGGAGTTATGCAGGCAATTCAAGAAGCTGCATAtggtgaaaataaaaatgcacaatGGAGCGATAAAGTAATAAACATCCAA GTACATGGGGACGCTGCCTACCCGGGACAAGGGGTTAACCAAGAATGTTTAGCTTTGTGTCGAACGCCACATTTTGAAATCGGTGGTACGATACACTTTGTAATCAACAATCAGTTAGGGTTCACGACTCCGTCTTCGAGGAGCCGATCGTCAAGATACTGCACAGATTTAGCAAAAACTATATCCGCGCCTGTAATACACGTAAACGGTGATAAACCTGAG atGGTCGTGCAGGCAGCAAGAATAGCTTTTCAATATCAGAGACAGTTCAGGAAAGATGTTTTCGTTGATTTAAATTGCTTCAGAAAGTGGGGGCACAATGAACTAGACGATCCCGTGCTCACTAAtcctattatatataaaattatacaaaatcgATT atCTATACCGGATCAATATGTAGAACAACTAGTAGGTGCCAATGTTTTTACTCGAGAAGATGTTAATAATATCATCAATAGTCACACCGCATGGTTGAACGAAACTCTAAAAGAATCCATGATGGATGTGCCGCAACAGACAGCCATGCACTTTGCTGGAAGGTGGAACGGAATGAAACAAGCTGAATCTAATATAACATCATGGGATACTGGCGTTGAGTTCAATCTGTTAGATTTTGTGGGGAAGAAAAGCGTTCAAGTACCTTCAAACTTT GACATTCATCCACAATTGGTGAAAAGTCATATTCAAAGTCGCCTAAGAAAGCTTCAAAGCGGTAACACCTTAGACTGGTCAACCGCTGAAGCGTTAGCCATTGGTTCCCTGTTACATCAAGGATACAATGTGAGATTAAGTGGACAGGACGTAGGCCGCGGAACTTTTTCACAGAGGCACGTGATGTTCGTAGATCAATCAACAGGAG CTACTTTTATTCCATTAAATTCTATGGTAAGTTGCCAAGTTGGCAAACTAGAGATAGCTAACAGTATTCTATCCGAGGAAGCTGTACTAGGGTTCGAGTATGGTGTAAGTATAGCATCACCGTTTACGTTGCCTATATGGGAAGCTCAATTCGGGGATTTTTTCAACGGAGCACAAATCATTATCGATACATATGTAACGAGTGGAGAAGCAAAATGGTTGCTGAGCAGTGGTCTAACAATGCTTTTACCACATGGTTATGATGGTGCTGGTCCGGAACATAGTTCATGTAGACtcgaaagatttttacaattaactGACAGTAAGGAGAATGAAGTCGACagcgataatattaatatacagaTTGTGAATCCTACTGAACCAgcacaatattttcatttactGAGAAGACAG ATGGTAAGAAATTATCGAAAACCCCTGATCGTGGTAGCGCCCAAGATCTTATTGCGTCATCCGGCAGCAATATCATCTCTATCAGATTTCGAGCCTCGAACGAGCTTCAAAACTATTATCG GAGACAATAAAGTAAAACATTGCGATGTAAATAAAGTCATTCTGGTCAGTGGAAAACATTATTATGCGCTTGATAATTATCGAGAGACTACCGGAAATAAGAATGTAGCTATTATCAGAATAGAAAGTTTATGCCCATTTCCTGTACACGAATTACTAGAAGAAATTACTAAGTACGCACACGCGAGAA CTTTCATCTGGAGTCAAGAAGAACCACGAAACATGGGTGCGTGGACTTTTGTTAAGCCACGTTTCGAAAACTTATGTGGACGACAAGTAAGTTATATTATGTTGCAGAAATTAGTGTGTGGGATTATGACATCAAAGTATCGATCTTTCCTTCCAAATCACTCCCTTTCTGATGATTTCCGTCTAGTCGCAGTTATGTGA
- the LOC105671323 gene encoding 2-oxoadipate dehydrogenase complex component E1 isoform X4 translates to MYAIKRIVLKKKNLRFQWKWSTCCVNIQSYHSENGVYGYKPSQRRHFEVPKKYFDKRAKQSNFYRLVSAYRAHGHKQADIDPISTNEPLFLPELQPKNFGLNLMDKVSFQEILFTQQNEGTVEEAIQFLNATYSGNIGTEFSYLETEEEREWFAENVERTLAEPLDDETRKTIAIEMLKSQAFDNFLAKKFVSLKRYGGEGAESMMAFFHEFFKLCARDNLEHIILCAAHRGRLNLLTGLLNFPPNKLFHKLRGLSEFPNADKCTGDVISHLTSSTDLNIGQKCLHVTVLRNPSHLEIVNPVSMGKTRGVMQAIQEAAYGENKNAQWSDKVINIQVHGDAAYPGQGVNQECLALCRTPHFEIGGTIHFVINNQLGFTTPSSRSRSSRYCTDLAKTISAPVIHVNGDKPEMVVQAARIAFQYQRQFRKDVFVDLNCFRKWGHNELDDPVLTNPIIYKIIQNRLSIPDQYVEQLVGANVFTREDVNNIINSHTAWLNETLKESMMDVPQQTAMHFAGRWNGMKQAESNITSWDTGVEFNLLDFVGKKSVQVPSNFDIHPQLVKSHIQSRLRKLQSGNTLDWSTAEALAIGSLLHQGYNVRLSGQDVGRGTFSQRHVMFVDQSTGATFIPLNSMVSCQVGKLEIANSILSEEAVLGFEYGVSIASPFTLPIWEAQFGDFFNGAQIIIDTYVTSGEAKWLLSSGLTMLLPHGYDGAGPEHSSCRLERFLQLTDSKENEVDSDNINIQIVNPTEPAQYFHLLRRQILDL, encoded by the exons ATGTACGCGATCAAGAGAATTgtgttgaagaaaaaaaacctgCGTTTTCAATGGAAATGGTCAACATGTTGTGTTAATATTCAATCATATCACAGCGAGAATGGCGTTTATGGATACAAGCCAAGTCAACGAAGGCACTTTGAAG TgccgaaaaaatattttgataaacgaGCAAAACAGAGTAATTTTTATAGACTAGTCAGTGCGTATAGAGCTCATGGACATAAACAAGCTGACATAGATCCCATTTCAACGAACGAACCATTGTTCTTGCCTGAGTTGCAACCAAAAAATTTTGGATTGAACTTGATGGATAAAGTCTCTTTTCAAGAAATTCTATTTACACAACAGAATGAAGGAACAGTGGAAGAAgccattcaatttttaaatgctacTTACAGTGGTAATATTGGAACTGAATTCAGTTATCTTGAg ACGGAAGAAGAGAGGGAATGGTTCGCTGAAAACGTGGAAAGAACATTAGCCGAACCATTGGACGATGAAACGCGCAAAACGATAGCCATAGAAATGCTGAAAAGTCAAGCATTTGACAACTTTTTGGCCAAAAAATTTGTAAGTCTAAAGAGATATGGAGGAGAAGGAGCAGAGAGTATGATGGCTTTCTTTCatgaatttttcaagttatgcGCTCGTG ATAATTTGGAACATATCATTCTTTGCGCGGCACATCGCGGCCGCCTTAATCTATTAACAGGCTTGCTAAACTTTCCtccaaataaattatttcataaattacgaGGACTTTCCGAGTTTCCAAATGCAGATAAATGTACCGGAGACGTGATTAGCCATCTTACAAGTTCCACCGATCTTAACATAGGACAAAAATGCCTTCACGTAACCGTGCTTCGAAATCCGTCGCATTTGGAAATAGTAAATCCAGTGTCAATGGGTAAAACGCGAGGAGTTATGCAGGCAATTCAAGAAGCTGCATAtggtgaaaataaaaatgcacaatGGAGCGATAAAGTAATAAACATCCAA GTACATGGGGACGCTGCCTACCCGGGACAAGGGGTTAACCAAGAATGTTTAGCTTTGTGTCGAACGCCACATTTTGAAATCGGTGGTACGATACACTTTGTAATCAACAATCAGTTAGGGTTCACGACTCCGTCTTCGAGGAGCCGATCGTCAAGATACTGCACAGATTTAGCAAAAACTATATCCGCGCCTGTAATACACGTAAACGGTGATAAACCTGAG atGGTCGTGCAGGCAGCAAGAATAGCTTTTCAATATCAGAGACAGTTCAGGAAAGATGTTTTCGTTGATTTAAATTGCTTCAGAAAGTGGGGGCACAATGAACTAGACGATCCCGTGCTCACTAAtcctattatatataaaattatacaaaatcgATT atCTATACCGGATCAATATGTAGAACAACTAGTAGGTGCCAATGTTTTTACTCGAGAAGATGTTAATAATATCATCAATAGTCACACCGCATGGTTGAACGAAACTCTAAAAGAATCCATGATGGATGTGCCGCAACAGACAGCCATGCACTTTGCTGGAAGGTGGAACGGAATGAAACAAGCTGAATCTAATATAACATCATGGGATACTGGCGTTGAGTTCAATCTGTTAGATTTTGTGGGGAAGAAAAGCGTTCAAGTACCTTCAAACTTT GACATTCATCCACAATTGGTGAAAAGTCATATTCAAAGTCGCCTAAGAAAGCTTCAAAGCGGTAACACCTTAGACTGGTCAACCGCTGAAGCGTTAGCCATTGGTTCCCTGTTACATCAAGGATACAATGTGAGATTAAGTGGACAGGACGTAGGCCGCGGAACTTTTTCACAGAGGCACGTGATGTTCGTAGATCAATCAACAGGAG CTACTTTTATTCCATTAAATTCTATGGTAAGTTGCCAAGTTGGCAAACTAGAGATAGCTAACAGTATTCTATCCGAGGAAGCTGTACTAGGGTTCGAGTATGGTGTAAGTATAGCATCACCGTTTACGTTGCCTATATGGGAAGCTCAATTCGGGGATTTTTTCAACGGAGCACAAATCATTATCGATACATATGTAACGAGTGGAGAAGCAAAATGGTTGCTGAGCAGTGGTCTAACAATGCTTTTACCACATGGTTATGATGGTGCTGGTCCGGAACATAGTTCATGTAGACtcgaaagatttttacaattaactGACAGTAAGGAGAATGAAGTCGACagcgataatattaatatacagaTTGTGAATCCTACTGAACCAgcacaatattttcatttactGAGAAGACAG ATCTTGGATTTATAG
- the LOC105671323 gene encoding 2-oxoadipate dehydrogenase complex component E1 isoform X3 produces the protein MPKKYFDKRAKQSNFYRLVSAYRAHGHKQADIDPISTNEPLFLPELQPKNFGLNLMDKVSFQEILFTQQNEGTVEEAIQFLNATYSGNIGTEFSYLETEEEREWFAENVERTLAEPLDDETRKTIAIEMLKSQAFDNFLAKKFVSLKRYGGEGAESMMAFFHEFFKLCARDNLEHIILCAAHRGRLNLLTGLLNFPPNKLFHKLRGLSEFPNADKCTGDVISHLTSSTDLNIGQKCLHVTVLRNPSHLEIVNPVSMGKTRGVMQAIQEAAYGENKNAQWSDKVINIQVHGDAAYPGQGVNQECLALCRTPHFEIGGTIHFVINNQLGFTTPSSRSRSSRYCTDLAKTISAPVIHVNGDKPEMVVQAARIAFQYQRQFRKDVFVDLNCFRKWGHNELDDPVLTNPIIYKIIQNRLSIPDQYVEQLVGANVFTREDVNNIINSHTAWLNETLKESMMDVPQQTAMHFAGRWNGMKQAESNITSWDTGVEFNLLDFVGKKSVQVPSNFDIHPQLVKSHIQSRLRKLQSGNTLDWSTAEALAIGSLLHQGYNVRLSGQDVGRGTFSQRHVMFVDQSTGATFIPLNSMVSCQVGKLEIANSILSEEAVLGFEYGVSIASPFTLPIWEAQFGDFFNGAQIIIDTYVTSGEAKWLLSSGLTMLLPHGYDGAGPEHSSCRLERFLQLTDSKENEVDSDNINIQIVNPTEPAQYFHLLRRQMVRNYRKPLIVVAPKILLRHPAAISSLSDFEPRTSFKTIIGDNKVKHCDVNKVILVSGKHYYALDNYRETTGNKNVAIIRIESLCPFPVHELLEEITKYAHARTFIWSQEEPRNMGAWTFVKPRFENLCGRQVSYIMLQKLVCGIMTSKYRSFLPNHSLSDDFRLVAVM, from the exons a TgccgaaaaaatattttgataaacgaGCAAAACAGAGTAATTTTTATAGACTAGTCAGTGCGTATAGAGCTCATGGACATAAACAAGCTGACATAGATCCCATTTCAACGAACGAACCATTGTTCTTGCCTGAGTTGCAACCAAAAAATTTTGGATTGAACTTGATGGATAAAGTCTCTTTTCAAGAAATTCTATTTACACAACAGAATGAAGGAACAGTGGAAGAAgccattcaatttttaaatgctacTTACAGTGGTAATATTGGAACTGAATTCAGTTATCTTGAg ACGGAAGAAGAGAGGGAATGGTTCGCTGAAAACGTGGAAAGAACATTAGCCGAACCATTGGACGATGAAACGCGCAAAACGATAGCCATAGAAATGCTGAAAAGTCAAGCATTTGACAACTTTTTGGCCAAAAAATTTGTAAGTCTAAAGAGATATGGAGGAGAAGGAGCAGAGAGTATGATGGCTTTCTTTCatgaatttttcaagttatgcGCTCGTG ATAATTTGGAACATATCATTCTTTGCGCGGCACATCGCGGCCGCCTTAATCTATTAACAGGCTTGCTAAACTTTCCtccaaataaattatttcataaattacgaGGACTTTCCGAGTTTCCAAATGCAGATAAATGTACCGGAGACGTGATTAGCCATCTTACAAGTTCCACCGATCTTAACATAGGACAAAAATGCCTTCACGTAACCGTGCTTCGAAATCCGTCGCATTTGGAAATAGTAAATCCAGTGTCAATGGGTAAAACGCGAGGAGTTATGCAGGCAATTCAAGAAGCTGCATAtggtgaaaataaaaatgcacaatGGAGCGATAAAGTAATAAACATCCAA GTACATGGGGACGCTGCCTACCCGGGACAAGGGGTTAACCAAGAATGTTTAGCTTTGTGTCGAACGCCACATTTTGAAATCGGTGGTACGATACACTTTGTAATCAACAATCAGTTAGGGTTCACGACTCCGTCTTCGAGGAGCCGATCGTCAAGATACTGCACAGATTTAGCAAAAACTATATCCGCGCCTGTAATACACGTAAACGGTGATAAACCTGAG atGGTCGTGCAGGCAGCAAGAATAGCTTTTCAATATCAGAGACAGTTCAGGAAAGATGTTTTCGTTGATTTAAATTGCTTCAGAAAGTGGGGGCACAATGAACTAGACGATCCCGTGCTCACTAAtcctattatatataaaattatacaaaatcgATT atCTATACCGGATCAATATGTAGAACAACTAGTAGGTGCCAATGTTTTTACTCGAGAAGATGTTAATAATATCATCAATAGTCACACCGCATGGTTGAACGAAACTCTAAAAGAATCCATGATGGATGTGCCGCAACAGACAGCCATGCACTTTGCTGGAAGGTGGAACGGAATGAAACAAGCTGAATCTAATATAACATCATGGGATACTGGCGTTGAGTTCAATCTGTTAGATTTTGTGGGGAAGAAAAGCGTTCAAGTACCTTCAAACTTT GACATTCATCCACAATTGGTGAAAAGTCATATTCAAAGTCGCCTAAGAAAGCTTCAAAGCGGTAACACCTTAGACTGGTCAACCGCTGAAGCGTTAGCCATTGGTTCCCTGTTACATCAAGGATACAATGTGAGATTAAGTGGACAGGACGTAGGCCGCGGAACTTTTTCACAGAGGCACGTGATGTTCGTAGATCAATCAACAGGAG CTACTTTTATTCCATTAAATTCTATGGTAAGTTGCCAAGTTGGCAAACTAGAGATAGCTAACAGTATTCTATCCGAGGAAGCTGTACTAGGGTTCGAGTATGGTGTAAGTATAGCATCACCGTTTACGTTGCCTATATGGGAAGCTCAATTCGGGGATTTTTTCAACGGAGCACAAATCATTATCGATACATATGTAACGAGTGGAGAAGCAAAATGGTTGCTGAGCAGTGGTCTAACAATGCTTTTACCACATGGTTATGATGGTGCTGGTCCGGAACATAGTTCATGTAGACtcgaaagatttttacaattaactGACAGTAAGGAGAATGAAGTCGACagcgataatattaatatacagaTTGTGAATCCTACTGAACCAgcacaatattttcatttactGAGAAGACAG ATGGTAAGAAATTATCGAAAACCCCTGATCGTGGTAGCGCCCAAGATCTTATTGCGTCATCCGGCAGCAATATCATCTCTATCAGATTTCGAGCCTCGAACGAGCTTCAAAACTATTATCG GAGACAATAAAGTAAAACATTGCGATGTAAATAAAGTCATTCTGGTCAGTGGAAAACATTATTATGCGCTTGATAATTATCGAGAGACTACCGGAAATAAGAATGTAGCTATTATCAGAATAGAAAGTTTATGCCCATTTCCTGTACACGAATTACTAGAAGAAATTACTAAGTACGCACACGCGAGAA CTTTCATCTGGAGTCAAGAAGAACCACGAAACATGGGTGCGTGGACTTTTGTTAAGCCACGTTTCGAAAACTTATGTGGACGACAAGTAAGTTATATTATGTTGCAGAAATTAGTGTGTGGGATTATGACATCAAAGTATCGATCTTTCCTTCCAAATCACTCCCTTTCTGATGATTTCCGTCTAGTCGCAGTTATGTGA